From a single Canis aureus isolate CA01 chromosome 5, VMU_Caureus_v.1.0, whole genome shotgun sequence genomic region:
- the CBLN1 gene encoding cerebellin-1, giving the protein MLGVVELLLLGAAWLAGPARGQNETEPIVLEGKCLVVCDSNPTSDPTGTALGISVRSGSAKVAFSAIRSTNHEPSEMSNRTMIIYFDQVLVNIGNNFDSERSTFIAPRKGIYSFNFHVVKVYNRQTIQVSLMLNGWPVISAFAGDQDVTREAASNGVLIQMEKGDRAYLKLERGNLMGGWKYSTFSGFLVFPL; this is encoded by the exons ATGCTGGGCGTcgtggagctgctgctgctgggggctGCGTGGCTGGCGGGCCCGGCCCGCGGGCAGAATGAGACGGAGCCCATCGTGCTGGAAGGCAAGTGCCTGGTGGTGTGCGACTCCAACCCCACGTCCGATCCCACGGGCACAGCTCTGGGCATCTCGGTGCGCTCCGGCAGCGCCAAGGTGGCTTTCTCTGCCATCAGAAGCACCAACCACGAGCCGTCCGAGATGAGTAATCGCACTATGATCATCTACTTTGACCAG GTACTAGTGAACATCGGGAACAACTTTGATTCAGAACGCAGCACTTTCATCGCCCCGCGCAAAGGGATCTACAGTTTTAACTTCCACGTGGTTAAAGTCTACAACAGACAGACCATTCAG GTGAGCCTCATGTTAAACGGGTGGCCGGTGATTTCAGCCTTTGCTGGTGACCAGGACGTGACCCGGGAGGCCGCCAGCAATGGAGTTCTAATCCAGATGGAGAAAGGCGACCGAGCATACCTCAAGCTGGAGCGGGGGAACTTGATGGGGGGCTGGAAGTACTCGACCTTCTCCGGATTCTTGGTGTTTCCCCTCTGA